The Dehalobacter sp. DCM sequence CAGTACGATTGTACTGCCCTTAGCGTGCAGTTCTTGAAATAACGCCATGATTTCGTAGCTGGAAGCGCTATCCAGGTTACCTGTCGGTTCATCGGCTAGGACAATACTTGGTTTATTAATGATCGCCCGCGCAATTGCTACCCGTTGTTTCTGACCGCCGGACATTTCATTGGGTCGGTGATTGGCATGACTTATCAAGCCCACCTGTTCCAGCGCTTCAGCAGCACGTTTTTGTCTTTCTTTGCTGCTGACACCGGCGTATAAAAGCGGCAGTTCCACATTGCGCAAAGCACTTAATCTAGGCATTAGATTAAAATTCTGAAAAACAAAACCTATTTTGCAATTGCGTACCATCGCCAATTGATACTCATCCAGTCTCCGGGTATCCACATGATCTAAATGAAAGTTTCCTCCCGTCGGACGATCCAATAAGCCGAGGATATTCATCAGGGTGGATTTTCCTGATCCGGACGGTCCCATGACGGCTACAAATTCGCCGTCCGCAATATGCAAGTCGACTTCTTTAAGGGCTGTAAACGAAACACTTCCGGTTTTGTAGACTTTATGCAAATTATTAATTTCTATCATTTTACTCGGACCCTGCTTCCATCCTTAAGCTGATCGGAAGGACTGAGTATAACCTGTTCGCCCTTGCTCACCCCAGATTTGATCTCCATGGTGAGGCCATTGCTGATACCGGTTTCCACCGCTGTGAGATGCGCAACGCTATCCTTGATGATATAGACACTGTCGCCCCCATCGGCATCGATTAATGCTTCGACCGGAACGACCAGTGCCGTCCTGTCGGCGGTAGTGATTTCCAGATCAACATTGGATCCCGGGAACAACATCGAACCACTATCGATACTGATGATGACCGGAAGGCAGGTATCCATTTGGTTATTGGTGACTTTATTGATAAGCTCCAACCCCACCTGGACGACCTTGCCCTGATATTTTTCCCCAGGATAAGCATTTCCGCTGAATGTTACCGCTTGCCCCACTTTTATTTTCTTCGCCTCGCTCTCGGTAACACTGGCCTGTATATGAAGCGTCGACAAATTGCCAATCGTTAGGAGCTGGGTTGCCACAGTAATTTGATCACCCGTATTGACAGCAATGGACAATACTTGCCCGTCCCGGGGGCAAATCAGGCCGTTTCTGCCGACTTGGTTTTCAATTGCTTCTAATTGAAGTCTCGCTGAATCAACATTGGCTTGAAGCGATTTCAGCTTAGCCGGGGCGGCAGCCTGCGCCCGTTTTAGATCTTCCTGTGCTTTGGAATACGTGAGCTGGCTGAGATCGTAATCAGATTGGGCTTTATCCAGTTCTGCCTGGCTGGCTCCATCTATCTGAAAAAGCTCCTTCATTAATGTCAGGTTTTTTTTATTCTGGTTATAGGTGCTTTCAGCTTGAACAAGGGCAGACTGAGCTGCTGCCACTTCAGTCGACTGATTACCGGAACCAGCTTGGTAAAGTGCTGCCTCGGCCGAAGCTAGGCTGGCCCGCGCTGCCGCCAGTCTCTGATCCGCATCTGGGATGTCAAGAATCATGAGAACCTGTCCGGCTTTTACTTTATCACCCATTTTCACTTTAACATCGCTGACAGTGCCACTGACTTCACTGAGAACCGTTTCCCGGTTAGAAGTAAACACAGTGCCTGAGGCCGGTACGGTTTCCACTAAATGTTCTTCGGTTGCTGCGGTCGCGGAAACCTTGACAACATCTATATTATTCACCCGATAAATGTTGACAGCAACCAGGATAATGACCAGTATGACCGCTGCCAAGATAACGATTTTCTTCTTGGGACGGCGTTTCTTCCGGCTTTTCTCTGGTATCATATATGTTTCTTCTATTCCTATCGGTGTTCCCACGCAGTGTATCTTCCCTTCTCCATTCTGTTATACAGCCGCTCTGCCGCCTACTAAGGTACTGATAACGACAAACACAATCCAGATAACGCCAATATAGATCGCCAGGCCGCGGGGTTTCTTTTTCATCGCAATGGCTCCGCCGAGAATAAACAGGATTATGCCCCAAATACTAAACAGTTCTATTCTCTGAAGCACTCTGTAAAGAAAATTTGTCG is a genomic window containing:
- a CDS encoding ABC transporter ATP-binding protein, with protein sequence MIEINNLHKVYKTGSVSFTALKEVDLHIADGEFVAVMGPSGSGKSTLMNILGLLDRPTGGNFHLDHVDTRRLDEYQLAMVRNCKIGFVFQNFNLMPRLSALRNVELPLLYAGVSSKERQKRAAEALEQVGLISHANHRPNEMSGGQKQRVAIARAIINKPSIVLADEPTGNLDSASSYEIMALFQELHAKGSTIVLVTHEPDIAQLARRIVHFRDGRLVSDEMVDAPLNAQDLLEQWLQQGGLV
- a CDS encoding efflux RND transporter periplasmic adaptor subunit; translation: MGTPIGIEETYMIPEKSRKKRRPKKKIVILAAVILVIILVAVNIYRVNNIDVVKVSATAATEEHLVETVPASGTVFTSNRETVLSEVSGTVSDVKVKMGDKVKAGQVLMILDIPDADQRLAAARASLASAEAALYQAGSGNQSTEVAAAQSALVQAESTYNQNKKNLTLMKELFQIDGASQAELDKAQSDYDLSQLTYSKAQEDLKRAQAAAPAKLKSLQANVDSARLQLEAIENQVGRNGLICPRDGQVLSIAVNTGDQITVATQLLTIGNLSTLHIQASVTESEAKKIKVGQAVTFSGNAYPGEKYQGKVVQVGLELINKVTNNQMDTCLPVIISIDSGSMLFPGSNVDLEITTADRTALVVPVEALIDADGGDSVYIIKDSVAHLTAVETGISNGLTMEIKSGVSKGEQVILSPSDQLKDGSRVRVK